The following coding sequences lie in one Halogeometricum rufum genomic window:
- a CDS encoding DUF6498-containing protein: MRRPSTPRLGLLAILGSNAVAPLGVLFLGWSTTVLLAVFAVEVVAVLCWSLVKIPFARKRPNDGVEDDSRLFGPFHGKRGSVTLPGPVPPLYPRNLLPLLVAAAFLAPLELGLVLGLFGLADPTVTDEMVGRIALGGVGVFVGHGVETASDYFHDEGYRHHSPRSAFSPAFRQFFAVGALLFLAGAVTAVGTEALVTVVVVGKFAHDLRTYQVEHDPEKRGLFARLFGSAETEIAPVPVAVPAESPAYRTRPGRLVTGFDAVYRGVRYTVTSAVLYLYVLVGAAVFVGAPQLAVYPLVLASAFAALRALSRYVRVGTVEYRCYGDVLVVYDTVLDEPQARLERGAVTGVAVRTDVVDRLFGTRTVTFDAATDDATAVRLTAPDPDEVEDDANANRPLTLPHVEDAAAVAEAFGVGWQFERDVGGTD, encoded by the coding sequence GTGCGTCGTCCCTCCACGCCGCGACTCGGACTCCTCGCGATTCTCGGGTCCAACGCCGTCGCACCGCTCGGTGTCCTGTTTCTCGGGTGGTCCACGACGGTTCTCCTCGCCGTCTTCGCCGTCGAAGTCGTCGCCGTCCTCTGCTGGTCGCTCGTGAAGATACCGTTCGCGCGGAAGCGCCCGAACGACGGCGTCGAGGACGACAGTCGGCTGTTCGGCCCGTTCCATGGCAAGCGCGGCAGCGTGACGCTCCCCGGACCGGTACCGCCGCTCTACCCGCGAAACCTCCTGCCGCTACTCGTCGCCGCGGCGTTTCTCGCACCGCTGGAACTCGGTCTCGTCCTCGGCCTGTTCGGACTCGCCGACCCGACGGTCACGGACGAGATGGTCGGGCGCATCGCCCTCGGCGGGGTGGGCGTGTTCGTCGGCCACGGCGTCGAGACGGCGAGCGACTACTTCCACGACGAGGGGTACAGACACCACTCGCCGCGGTCGGCGTTCTCGCCCGCGTTCAGACAGTTCTTCGCCGTCGGCGCGCTCCTGTTTCTCGCCGGGGCGGTGACGGCCGTCGGCACCGAGGCCCTCGTGACAGTCGTCGTCGTCGGGAAGTTCGCGCACGACCTCCGGACGTATCAGGTCGAACACGACCCGGAGAAGCGCGGACTGTTCGCCCGCCTGTTCGGGAGCGCGGAGACGGAGATAGCTCCCGTTCCGGTCGCCGTCCCCGCCGAGTCTCCGGCCTACCGGACGCGCCCCGGTCGTCTCGTGACCGGCTTCGACGCCGTCTACCGCGGCGTCAGGTACACCGTCACGAGTGCCGTCCTGTATCTCTACGTCCTCGTCGGGGCGGCGGTGTTCGTCGGCGCGCCGCAACTCGCCGTGTACCCGCTCGTCCTCGCGAGTGCGTTCGCGGCGCTGAGAGCGCTCTCCCGCTACGTCCGGGTCGGGACGGTCGAGTATCGCTGCTACGGCGACGTACTCGTCGTCTACGACACCGTCTTGGACGAACCGCAGGCCCGCCTCGAACGCGGGGCCGTGACCGGCGTCGCCGTCCGGACGGACGTCGTCGACCGACTGTTCGGGACGCGGACCGTCACCTTCGACGCGGCCACGGACGACGCCACGGCGGTTCGACTCACGGCACCCGACCCCGACGAGGTCGAAGACGACGCGAACGCGAACCGCCCGCTGACGCTCCCGCACGTCGAGGACGCGGCGGCCGTCGCCGAGGCGTTCGGCGTCGGGTGGCAGTTCGAACGCGACGTAGGCGGGACCGACTGA
- a CDS encoding quinone-dependent dihydroorotate dehydrogenase: protein MERPVSDDRRTAQRPSPLRGLYRLFKPVLFSLPPETAHGLVHRGLRAVQHTPVADALAARCRVADDRLRTEAFGVSFDNPIGVAAGFDKNAEVPDVLGALGFGHVEVGGVTARAQDGNPRPRMFRLPEDRAIVNRMGLNNEGADAVGARLAAGPRPEIPVGVNLALSESATPADAPEDYRYTYERVAEHADYVAVNVSCPNSEGFRDLQNRDSLEAILGELVDAGADPLLVKLSPDLPAPAVEDALDVVAEYGLDGVVATNTTTDRPSGLRNPNRAERGGLSGAPIEDRATEMVRFVAERTDVPVVGVGGVSSAEGAYAKIRAGASLVQLYTGLVFEGPTLAHDINEGLLELLDRDGFDSVDEAVGADL from the coding sequence ATGGAGCGACCCGTCTCGGACGACAGACGCACCGCACAGCGGCCATCACCTCTGCGCGGTCTCTATCGACTCTTCAAGCCCGTACTGTTCTCGTTACCGCCGGAGACGGCGCACGGACTCGTCCACCGCGGACTGCGTGCCGTCCAGCACACGCCCGTCGCCGACGCCCTCGCCGCGCGGTGTCGCGTGGCGGACGACAGACTCCGCACGGAGGCGTTCGGCGTCTCCTTCGACAACCCCATCGGCGTCGCCGCCGGGTTCGACAAGAACGCCGAGGTGCCCGACGTTCTCGGCGCACTCGGCTTCGGTCACGTCGAAGTCGGCGGCGTGACGGCGCGGGCGCAGGACGGGAACCCCCGCCCGCGGATGTTCCGCCTGCCCGAGGACCGGGCCATCGTCAACCGGATGGGGCTGAACAACGAGGGCGCGGACGCCGTCGGCGCGCGCCTCGCCGCGGGGCCGCGTCCCGAGATACCCGTCGGCGTCAACCTCGCCCTCTCGGAGTCGGCCACGCCGGCCGACGCGCCCGAGGACTACCGCTACACCTACGAGCGAGTGGCCGAACACGCCGACTACGTCGCGGTCAACGTCTCCTGTCCGAACAGCGAGGGGTTCCGCGACCTGCAGAACCGCGACTCGCTGGAGGCTATCCTCGGTGAACTCGTCGACGCCGGCGCCGACCCCCTGCTGGTGAAACTGTCGCCGGACCTCCCGGCTCCCGCCGTCGAGGACGCCCTCGACGTCGTCGCCGAGTACGGCCTTGACGGCGTCGTCGCCACCAACACCACCACCGACCGTCCGTCGGGACTGCGGAATCCGAACCGGGCGGAACGCGGCGGACTGTCGGGCGCACCCATCGAGGACCGCGCCACCGAGATGGTCCGCTTCGTCGCCGAGCGAACGGACGTGCCCGTCGTCGGCGTCGGCGGCGTCTCCTCGGCCGAGGGGGCCTACGCGAAGATTCGCGCCGGGGCGAGCCTCGTCCAACTGTACACCGGCCTCGTCTTCGAGGGACCGACGCTCGCGCACGACATCAACGAGGGACTGCTGGAACTCCTCGACCGCGACGGCTTCGACTCGGTGGACGAGGCCGTCGGCGCGGACCTGTAA